In a genomic window of Octadecabacter sp. SW4:
- a CDS encoding class III extradiol ring-cleavage dioxygenase, with product MTRMPTMFIPHGGGPCFFMDWDPPETWNRQREFLADVSASLPEAPKALLVISGHWEEPQFTVQKNPAPSLLFDYNGFPPHTYELTWPAPGDVALSDRVQTLVEAAGFPCPVDEARGYDHGVFIPLKVAFPQADIPCVQLSLRSDLDPTAHIAVGRALAPLRDEGVLIIGSGNTYHNMQKMMHAMRGGATDSVNGQEFDRWLSDAATRTDPAERDQMLARWDAAPGARDANPREEHLIPLHVVAGAALADKGVKTLEDHVLGAVESAFTFG from the coding sequence ATGACCCGAATGCCAACGATGTTCATTCCACACGGTGGAGGCCCCTGTTTCTTCATGGACTGGGACCCGCCAGAAACCTGGAACCGGCAGCGCGAGTTCCTTGCCGATGTGTCCGCGTCATTGCCGGAAGCCCCCAAGGCGTTGCTGGTGATTTCAGGCCATTGGGAAGAGCCGCAATTTACGGTGCAGAAAAACCCGGCCCCGTCGCTGTTGTTCGATTATAACGGGTTTCCACCTCACACCTACGAACTGACTTGGCCCGCGCCCGGCGATGTCGCGCTGTCCGACAGGGTGCAGACGCTGGTCGAGGCGGCCGGGTTCCCCTGCCCCGTTGATGAGGCGCGCGGTTACGATCACGGCGTGTTCATCCCGCTCAAGGTGGCCTTTCCGCAGGCAGACATTCCCTGTGTGCAGCTTAGCTTGCGAAGTGATCTTGACCCAACTGCGCATATTGCGGTCGGGCGGGCACTGGCACCGTTGCGAGATGAAGGTGTTCTGATCATCGGTTCGGGCAACACCTATCACAACATGCAAAAAATGATGCATGCGATGCGGGGTGGTGCAACCGATTCCGTGAACGGGCAGGAATTTGACCGCTGGCTAAGCGATGCGGCCACCCGCACCGATCCAGCAGAGCGTGATCAAATGCTGGCTCGGTGGGACGCCGCCCCTGGTGCCCGCGATGCCAACCCGCGCGAAGAACATCTGATTCCGCTGCATGTTGTCGCGGGGGCCGCCCTTGCCGACAAAGGCGTGAAAACGCTGGAGGATCACGTGCTCGGAGCAGTCGAAAGCGCGTTTACCTTTGGCTGA
- a CDS encoding DoxX family protein → MSEKSVKITYWAATGLVALVYLGGATFYITAHDMVAGMYEGLLKYPTYIIWPLAILKIVAAVVILWRPSTFLSDFAYAAMFWHLLLAASAHIAAGDPGWPPAIIAWAALIISFLTQNRVREKKSPYGDLLNSAA, encoded by the coding sequence ATGAGCGAAAAATCTGTGAAAATTACATACTGGGCGGCAACCGGGTTGGTTGCGTTGGTCTATCTGGGCGGGGCGACATTTTACATCACCGCGCATGACATGGTTGCGGGAATGTATGAGGGCTTGTTGAAGTACCCAACCTACATAATATGGCCGTTGGCCATCCTAAAGATCGTGGCGGCCGTAGTCATCCTTTGGCGCCCGTCGACGTTCCTGTCCGATTTCGCCTATGCGGCGATGTTCTGGCACCTGTTGCTGGCCGCTTCAGCGCATATAGCTGCGGGCGATCCGGGCTGGCCGCCGGCGATCATCGCATGGGCGGCACTGATCATATCGTTCCTGACGCAAAACCGGGTTCGCGAAAAGAAATCGCCCTACGGTGATTTGCTGAATAGCGCGGCGTAA
- a CDS encoding helix-turn-helix domain-containing protein, whose amino-acid sequence MDSILRLLMGPWTTYILWVLSDGGPQRFGVLKRAVPGISTRVLTERLRMLQAAGVIWRDQTQTIPPAVTYGLTERGDDLRQVLESLGEVAQRWQSEGAFETGDVAAE is encoded by the coding sequence ATGGACTCCATTCTGCGCTTGCTGATGGGGCCGTGGACAACTTATATTCTCTGGGTCCTTAGTGACGGCGGGCCACAACGTTTTGGGGTGCTAAAACGGGCAGTGCCGGGAATTTCGACTCGTGTTCTGACCGAACGGTTGCGAATGTTGCAGGCGGCCGGGGTGATCTGGCGCGATCAGACCCAAACGATCCCGCCCGCCGTTACCTATGGTCTGACTGAACGAGGTGACGATCTGCGCCAAGTGCTCGAATCCTTGGGTGAAGTCGCGCAGCGCTGGCAATCCGAAGGGGCGTTTGAAACGGGTGATGTTGCTGCAGAATGA
- a CDS encoding helix-turn-helix domain-containing protein produces the protein MELYLKVRLARSEGMSQRDLARHFNISRDSVRKMLAF, from the coding sequence GTGGAACTTTATCTGAAGGTCAGGCTGGCGCGCAGCGAGGGGATGAGCCAGCGGGATCTGGCGCGCCATTTCAACATATCGCGCGACAGCGTTCGCAAGATGTTGGCGTTCTGA
- a CDS encoding IS3 family transposase (programmed frameshift), translating into MRKSRFTEAQIIGMIKEQEAGMPTAEVCRKHGLSQGTFYKFKSKYGGMEVSDAAKLRALEDENAKLKRLLADTMLDNVVLKDLPGKELTTPNERREAALRALRDHDISQRRACRLVGVDPKTVRRERPADNPEIRAEMKAVAAKRRRFGYRRIGVMLERKGMIMNHKKLYRLYTDEKLGVRRRRGRKRARGSRTPMPVALRPGERWSLDFLSDTFGASRKFRILAVNDDCCRENLCLMADTSISGARVARELDALVRLYGKPASIVSDNGTEFTSRAILKWANDNGVDWHYIDPGKPQQNAFIESFNGSLRDELLNEEMFDSLDDARRKLALWRYDYNNVRPHSSLGNQTPAEARRTLEQFEGSAPDALAQTETEEYENQTRRLSL; encoded by the exons ATGCGAAAGAGCCGTTTCACGGAAGCGCAGATCATCGGAATGATCAAAGAACAGGAAGCCGGGATGCCGACGGCGGAGGTGTGCCGCAAGCACGGTCTCAGCCAAGGCACGTTCTACAAGTTCAAATCGAAGTATGGCGGCATGGAGGTTTCTGACGCTGCCAAGCTTAGGGCGCTGGAAGACGAGAATGCCAAGCTCAAGCGGCTGCTGGCCGACACGATGCTGGACAACGTTGTGCTGAAGGACTTGC CTGGGAAAGAGCTGACGACGCCGAATGAGCGGCGAGAGGCAGCGCTCAGGGCGCTGCGGGATCATGACATCTCGCAGCGCCGGGCCTGCCGACTTGTCGGTGTCGATCCGAAGACGGTCCGGCGTGAACGCCCGGCGGACAATCCTGAGATCAGAGCAGAGATGAAGGCGGTCGCAGCCAAGCGGCGACGGTTTGGCTATCGGCGGATCGGCGTGATGCTGGAGCGCAAGGGAATGATCATGAACCACAAGAAACTGTATCGCCTCTACACAGATGAAAAACTGGGCGTACGTCGAAGGCGGGGCCGCAAGCGGGCGCGAGGATCACGAACACCCATGCCAGTGGCGCTGCGGCCCGGTGAACGCTGGTCGCTGGACTTCCTGTCCGATACGTTTGGCGCGTCTCGCAAGTTCCGCATCTTGGCAGTGAATGACGATTGCTGTCGTGAGAACCTCTGTCTTATGGCTGACACCAGCATCTCAGGAGCACGGGTGGCGCGGGAACTTGATGCGCTTGTCCGCTTGTACGGCAAGCCTGCCAGCATTGTCTCTGACAACGGCACCGAGTTCACCAGCCGGGCGATCCTGAAATGGGCCAACGACAACGGCGTGGACTGGCATTACATCGACCCGGGTAAACCGCAGCAGAATGCTTTCATCGAGAGCTTCAATGGCAGCCTGCGTGATGAGCTTCTGAACGAGGAGATGTTCGACAGCCTGGACGATGCACGCCGAAAGCTGGCGCTTTGGCGCTACGACTACAACAATGTCAGACCGCACTCATCGCTCGGCAATCAAACGCCCGCAGAAGCGCGCCGGACGCTTGAGCAATTTGAGGGCTCCGCGCCCGACGCGCTTGCCCAAACCGAAACCGAGGAATATGAAAACCAGACCCGCAGACTCTCGTTATGA
- a CDS encoding efflux RND transporter permease subunit, whose product MAFSISGASIQRPVAVWLLILFCLLGGYWGLNTVGRLEDPSFTLKTALVFVPYPGATAVEVEEEVSDVIENALQQMKQLDRVESKSMPGMAQITVEIEGTYGPDEIPQVWDEMRLRIRDVEGDLPKGARAPIVNDDFGDVYGMFYAVKTEGLTPREERDLATRLRLGLVTVDGVAKVEVQGLTEEVITISIPSARLTELGLPPNQVLGVLNDENLVFNNGEITEGPARIGLSVPPGYVTPEGIEQLRLGAAGEVGQVAIRDIARVSRDEAEQPSQVIRHNGTAAFTLGVSALTNRNVVEVGSAVAARLETLKADLPDSVEITPIYEQHVVVDEAVSSFLLSLAMSVAIVVGALMITMGWRAGLVVGATLGLTVFVTLFFMSVFGIAMERISLGALIIAMGMLVDNAIVITEGMVIGMARGKSAIKAAAETESSTSIPLLGATVIGIMAFSGIGLSPDSTGEFLFSLFAVITISLLMSWILAVTVTPYLGKLLLKTPKNTSDDPYKGAFYGIYRGLLWLVLRARVLVVLTIVGITVLSVMAFGQVKQAFFPASNTPLFYVEFQMPQGTDINVTDREMKRLEQLILSEDKVTDVTTLVGRGASRFMLTYNPEQADASYGQLIVRVADAEAIPAMANRLNRDLPAEFPNALVRVEELVFGPPSGADVAVRFSGPDPVVLRQLADDALRIYEAAGTITNPRTNWRQREILVEPIVDESRMRLAGATRSAIADTVRYGTSGLRVGELREGDEVIPIHLRLPATERDGVDRVRDLSAWSDGAGTYVPMANLVERFEPRLVEALIHRRNRERTITALGGARADLTADEAFKSVRAEIEALPRPDGYSMEWGGQYESSTDAQTSLGKQLPLGFLVMLTISILMFNKVRQPLILWLVVPMSVTGMVLGLLFTGLPFTFTALLGFLSLSGMLMKNAIVLVEEIDVQRAEGVADYKAVIDGSVSRLRPVVLAAGTTIFGMIPLLPDAFFASMAVTIMGGLAFASVLTLVAVPVLYALLFRIRPPKEESTDSKTGTASG is encoded by the coding sequence ATGGCATTCAGCATTTCCGGCGCAAGCATCCAGAGGCCCGTGGCGGTCTGGCTCCTCATCCTTTTTTGCCTTCTTGGCGGGTATTGGGGGCTGAACACCGTGGGCCGCCTTGAAGACCCGAGTTTCACGCTCAAGACCGCGCTAGTCTTCGTGCCGTATCCCGGCGCGACAGCAGTCGAGGTCGAGGAAGAGGTCTCTGACGTCATCGAAAACGCGCTGCAGCAGATGAAGCAGCTTGACCGGGTCGAATCCAAGTCGATGCCGGGCATGGCGCAAATCACCGTGGAGATCGAGGGCACATATGGCCCGGATGAGATTCCGCAGGTCTGGGACGAGATGCGCCTGCGCATCCGCGACGTGGAGGGTGACCTTCCGAAAGGCGCACGCGCGCCCATCGTCAACGATGATTTCGGCGATGTTTACGGCATGTTCTACGCGGTGAAAACCGAAGGTCTGACCCCGCGCGAAGAGCGGGATCTGGCTACGCGATTGCGGCTGGGGCTGGTGACCGTCGACGGTGTCGCCAAGGTCGAGGTTCAGGGCCTCACCGAAGAGGTGATCACGATCTCGATTCCATCCGCGCGCCTGACAGAGCTGGGCCTTCCGCCCAACCAGGTTCTGGGCGTGCTGAACGATGAAAACCTCGTTTTCAACAATGGCGAGATCACCGAGGGCCCCGCCCGCATCGGCCTGTCCGTTCCGCCGGGTTACGTGACCCCCGAGGGGATCGAACAATTACGGCTTGGCGCGGCCGGAGAGGTCGGACAGGTTGCGATCCGTGACATCGCCCGCGTCTCCCGCGACGAGGCGGAACAGCCGAGCCAGGTGATCCGCCACAATGGCACGGCAGCCTTCACCCTCGGGGTTTCGGCGTTGACGAACCGCAACGTGGTCGAAGTTGGTTCGGCGGTCGCGGCCCGGCTTGAGACGTTGAAGGCCGACTTGCCGGACAGCGTCGAGATCACGCCGATCTACGAACAGCACGTCGTCGTTGACGAGGCCGTCTCCAGCTTTCTCCTGAGCCTTGCGATGTCGGTCGCCATCGTTGTCGGGGCGCTGATGATCACAATGGGCTGGCGCGCCGGCCTGGTGGTCGGCGCGACGCTCGGGCTCACTGTGTTCGTCACGCTGTTCTTCATGTCGGTCTTCGGGATCGCGATGGAACGGATCAGCCTTGGTGCCCTGATCATCGCGATGGGGATGCTGGTCGACAACGCCATCGTGATCACCGAAGGAATGGTGATTGGCATGGCGCGCGGAAAGAGCGCGATAAAAGCTGCGGCCGAGACCGAAAGTTCCACGTCCATTCCGCTGCTTGGAGCCACCGTGATCGGGATCATGGCCTTTTCCGGGATCGGACTTTCGCCGGACTCGACCGGCGAGTTTCTGTTCTCGCTCTTCGCGGTGATCACCATCTCGCTGCTGATGAGCTGGATTCTGGCTGTTACGGTCACGCCCTATCTCGGCAAGTTGCTGCTCAAGACCCCAAAAAATACCTCGGACGATCCCTACAAGGGCGCGTTCTACGGGATCTATCGCGGGTTGCTCTGGCTCGTGCTGCGCGCGCGTGTGCTGGTTGTGCTAACAATCGTGGGAATCACGGTCTTGTCGGTGATGGCCTTCGGGCAGGTCAAGCAGGCCTTTTTCCCGGCGTCAAATACCCCGCTTTTCTATGTCGAATTCCAGATGCCGCAGGGAACCGACATCAACGTCACCGACCGTGAAATGAAACGGCTCGAGCAGTTGATCCTGTCTGAAGACAAGGTGACGGACGTGACGACCTTGGTAGGGCGCGGCGCGAGCCGATTCATGTTGACATACAACCCGGAGCAGGCAGATGCCAGCTATGGCCAGCTTATCGTTCGTGTGGCCGACGCCGAGGCGATCCCGGCTATGGCCAATCGATTGAATCGTGATCTGCCGGCCGAATTTCCCAACGCGCTCGTCCGGGTCGAAGAGCTCGTCTTTGGCCCACCCTCAGGTGCCGATGTGGCGGTCCGGTTCTCTGGTCCCGATCCGGTCGTTCTGCGCCAACTCGCCGACGATGCATTACGGATATACGAGGCCGCAGGCACAATTACCAACCCGCGCACCAATTGGCGCCAGCGCGAAATCCTTGTTGAGCCGATCGTCGATGAGTCGCGCATGCGGCTGGCCGGGGCCACGCGCAGCGCGATTGCCGATACCGTCCGCTACGGAACGTCGGGCTTGCGGGTCGGTGAATTGCGCGAAGGCGACGAGGTCATCCCGATCCACCTGCGGCTGCCCGCGACCGAACGGGACGGGGTTGACCGCGTTCGGGATCTGTCGGCCTGGTCCGATGGTGCTGGCACCTACGTTCCCATGGCCAACCTTGTGGAACGGTTCGAGCCGCGCCTCGTCGAGGCGCTGATTCACCGGCGCAACCGCGAACGCACCATTACTGCCCTTGGCGGTGCACGGGCGGATCTCACCGCCGATGAGGCCTTCAAAAGCGTGCGGGCCGAGATCGAGGCACTCCCGCGTCCCGACGGCTACAGCATGGAGTGGGGTGGCCAGTATGAAAGTTCAACCGACGCCCAGACCAGCCTTGGCAAACAGCTTCCCCTAGGCTTCCTTGTCATGCTGACAATCTCCATTCTCATGTTCAACAAGGTGCGCCAACCCCTCATCCTTTGGCTTGTCGTGCCAATGTCCGTGACGGGCATGGTGCTCGGGCTGCTTTTCACCGGCCTGCCTTTCACCTTCACTGCTCTGCTCGGCTTCCTTTCGCTGTCGGGAATGCTGATGAAGAACGCGATCGTTCTGGTCGAAGAGATCGACGTTCAGCGCGCAGAGGGTGTGGCGGATTACAAGGCAGTGATTGACGGTTCGGTCAGTCGTCTACGCCCTGTGGTGCTCGCCGCAGGCACGACGATCTTCGGCATGATACCCCTGCTGCCGGATGCGTTTTTCGCGTCTATGGCGGTGACGATAATGGGTGGCCTCGCGTTTGCCTCGGTGCTGACCCTTGTCGCCGTGCCGGTACTTTACGCACTTCTTTTCCGTATCCGTCCACCAAAAGAAGAAAGCACCGACTCGAAAACCGGAACAGCCTCTGGTTGA
- a CDS encoding efflux RND transporter periplasmic adaptor subunit, with translation MNSNRMKQSWKRIASVTVIAAAALLVLSVFPALRTDVRAQTTTDATKPAAETSEGAEHDRKVTVEVTRATSRTVTRGRTVAGRVAPARTVDIAFQVSGQVLRLEVDPGDKISEGDLIAELDPVDFELAVDRARAAFDLAKSELERAKSLAERGVAAEARFETASAEYAQAEVALREAERRLSQTQIIAPFDAIVARTFIEEYVNVTSAAPVARLQDVSEMRIMISLPEELAAVARSAPEAFDLVASFPAVPGYTAPLMLRSFATDADRTAQTYDVEFAIRGDVDSRLLPGMTARVRLSNAAAEASAQSAMVPVSAIDTSSRTEPSVWIYDEESGQVTRRTVRLGLPVDNEIVVLEGLQGDELVVSGGWWRLRDNQTVTVAGL, from the coding sequence ATGAACTCGAATAGAATGAAGCAGAGCTGGAAACGGATCGCATCGGTTACCGTGATCGCGGCTGCGGCGCTGCTGGTTTTGTCGGTGTTTCCGGCGCTCCGGACCGATGTCCGGGCCCAGACAACGACTGACGCGACAAAGCCTGCGGCCGAAACCAGCGAGGGGGCTGAACACGACCGGAAGGTCACAGTAGAAGTGACCCGAGCAACAAGTCGCACCGTCACGCGTGGCCGCACCGTTGCCGGGCGGGTCGCGCCAGCCCGCACCGTAGACATCGCTTTCCAGGTTTCTGGACAGGTCCTGCGCCTCGAGGTGGATCCGGGCGACAAGATCAGCGAAGGCGATCTGATCGCGGAACTCGATCCGGTCGATTTCGAACTTGCGGTGGATCGGGCGCGGGCCGCCTTTGACCTGGCGAAATCCGAGCTCGAGCGCGCGAAAAGCCTTGCCGAACGGGGGGTTGCGGCCGAAGCGCGCTTCGAAACGGCCAGCGCCGAATACGCGCAGGCCGAAGTTGCGCTGCGCGAGGCCGAGCGGCGCCTCTCACAGACGCAGATCATCGCGCCTTTCGATGCAATCGTGGCGCGCACCTTCATCGAGGAATATGTCAACGTCACCTCCGCGGCGCCGGTTGCGCGTCTTCAGGATGTCAGCGAGATGCGGATCATGATCTCTCTGCCGGAAGAATTGGCGGCGGTCGCACGCAGCGCACCCGAGGCCTTCGATCTCGTGGCAAGTTTTCCAGCCGTGCCCGGCTACACGGCTCCGCTCATGCTTCGGTCTTTTGCAACCGATGCCGACCGCACGGCGCAGACCTACGATGTGGAATTTGCCATCCGGGGTGATGTCGACTCGCGTCTTCTGCCGGGGATGACGGCCAGGGTGCGTCTTTCAAATGCGGCGGCCGAAGCCAGTGCACAATCCGCCATGGTCCCCGTGTCGGCGATCGATACCTCTAGCCGAACCGAGCCTTCGGTCTGGATTTACGACGAAGAGTCGGGGCAGGTCACGCGCCGGACCGTGCGTCTGGGCCTTCCCGTCGATAACGAGATCGTGGTTCTGGAAGGTCTCCAAGGCGATGAACTGGTCGTCTCCGGCGGGTGGTGGCGGCTTCGCGACAATCAGACCGTGACGGTTGCGGGGCTCTGA
- a CDS encoding TetR/AcrR family transcriptional regulator, translating to MTPAETRSASRRILSAARVIAARAGAGKITIDAVAKEAGLSKGGVLYNYPTKKALLSGLLDAMLAEHRELLESVPERHPARTLRGHLETVLQSQEVDDDLSMAILATAASDPQLLDPLRGELSDDIGRILSDTQDPQGAMVVFWAIQGVRFQKLLKLPDGGADLRGRVIERLRTLIDELE from the coding sequence ATGACCCCAGCAGAAACCAGAAGCGCGTCTCGCAGGATACTGTCTGCTGCGCGCGTGATCGCCGCGCGTGCAGGTGCGGGAAAGATAACGATCGACGCGGTTGCAAAGGAGGCGGGCCTCAGCAAGGGGGGCGTGCTTTACAATTACCCGACAAAGAAGGCCCTGCTCTCGGGGCTGCTCGATGCGATGTTGGCCGAACACCGGGAGCTGCTGGAGAGCGTGCCGGAGCGGCACCCCGCGCGAACCCTGCGTGGTCATCTCGAAACGGTTCTGCAATCGCAAGAGGTGGATGATGACCTGTCGATGGCGATCCTCGCGACAGCGGCGTCAGATCCGCAACTGCTCGATCCGCTGCGGGGAGAATTGAGCGACGACATCGGGCGTATCCTGTCCGACACACAAGACCCGCAGGGTGCCATGGTGGTTTTTTGGGCGATTCAGGGGGTGCGCTTCCAGAAACTTCTCAAGCTGCCAGACGGCGGGGCGGATCTCCGTGGTCGCGTCATCGAAAGATTAAGGACCCTGATCGATGAACTCGAATAG
- a CDS encoding TetR/AcrR family transcriptional regulator, whose protein sequence is MRESKVADVLRGAREVFLKCGFEGASVDAIAEQAKVSKATLYAHFPSKDRLFLSVLQAECDKLSEEICRPLSSLGDARGALEELSRRMIGLVMDEGYIRLLRVCIGAVPVLPEAGEIYMDAGPTRAITHVAQILKDLHETKSLNVENVQNAASQFIHLSISGVIMPRLLAVDQPVDASEHSKRAVDAFLGVYGRRNDL, encoded by the coding sequence ATGAGAGAAAGTAAAGTTGCCGATGTGCTTAGAGGGGCGAGGGAGGTCTTCTTGAAGTGCGGCTTCGAAGGCGCCAGTGTCGATGCCATTGCCGAACAAGCCAAGGTTTCGAAGGCGACCCTTTATGCGCATTTCCCAAGCAAAGACAGGCTTTTCTTAAGCGTTTTACAAGCTGAATGCGACAAACTTTCAGAAGAAATCTGTCGTCCGCTTTCAAGCTTGGGCGATGCACGAGGTGCCCTTGAAGAACTCTCGCGGCGCATGATCGGGCTGGTCATGGATGAGGGTTACATTCGTCTCCTTCGCGTTTGCATCGGCGCGGTTCCGGTTCTGCCGGAGGCAGGCGAAATATACATGGATGCAGGCCCGACGCGCGCCATCACACACGTCGCGCAAATACTCAAAGACTTGCACGAAACGAAATCACTGAACGTTGAAAACGTTCAAAACGCCGCCAGTCAGTTCATTCACCTGTCCATCTCCGGCGTCATCATGCCGCGATTGCTGGCCGTCGACCAGCCCGTCGATGCATCTGAGCATTCAAAGAGGGCGGTTGACGCTTTTCTGGGGGTATATGGCCGACGCAATGACTTATAG
- a CDS encoding helix-turn-helix domain-containing protein: MDAILRLLMGPWTTYIIWVLNDQGPQRFGVLKRSVPGISTRMLTERLRMLQGAGVIWREQAETIPPAVTYGLTPRGNDLRSVLDALGTIAERWKAEGVFQDDDLGAV; this comes from the coding sequence ATGGATGCGATCCTGCGGCTGCTCATGGGGCCGTGGACCACCTACATCATCTGGGTCCTGAACGATCAGGGGCCGCAAAGGTTCGGGGTGCTGAAGCGCTCTGTGCCGGGGATATCGACCCGAATGCTGACCGAGCGTCTGCGGATGCTGCAAGGTGCCGGGGTCATCTGGCGCGAACAGGCCGAGACGATCCCGCCTGCGGTCACCTATGGCTTGACGCCACGCGGGAACGACCTGCGAAGCGTTCTGGACGCACTGGGAACTATCGCGGAACGCTGGAAAGCTGAGGGGGTGTTTCAGGACGATGACTTGGGCGCTGTTTGA
- a CDS encoding NAD(P)H-binding protein has protein sequence MSDSIQGPFIVTGASGQLGRQVVENLLAKGANPVVAITRTPDKLADLRARGVEVRAGDFNDPATLGAAFAGGGRLLIISTDDLEPGKRLAAHRNAIAAAQEAGVTHIVYTSLTNPDESSPITFAADHRESEALIKQTGLPHTILRNCLYADLLLMSGAQAIGAGALYAAAGDGKAGYVTRADCARAAAAALLSEIGSTLRDITGPEAVGHAEIAAILSQVAGKEIPYVPITRDALVEAMKEHGLPEFMANVFSSFDVAVAKGNLDVASDDVKKLTGQKPQSVRDFLLANTPALSGQA, from the coding sequence ATGTCCGATAGCATCCAAGGCCCCTTCATCGTCACCGGCGCCTCCGGTCAGCTTGGCCGTCAGGTCGTCGAGAACCTGCTTGCGAAGGGCGCGAATCCCGTTGTCGCCATCACCCGCACGCCCGACAAGCTCGCCGATTTGCGCGCGCGCGGGGTTGAGGTCAGGGCGGGCGATTTCAATGATCCGGCCACGCTTGGCGCGGCCTTTGCCGGTGGCGGGCGGCTGCTGATCATCTCGACGGACGACCTTGAGCCGGGCAAGCGGCTTGCCGCGCATCGCAATGCAATCGCCGCCGCGCAGGAGGCCGGTGTAACGCATATCGTCTATACGTCGCTCACCAATCCAGATGAAAGCAGCCCGATCACCTTTGCCGCCGATCACCGCGAGAGCGAGGCGCTGATCAAGCAGACCGGCCTCCCGCACACGATCCTGCGCAACTGTCTTTACGCCGATCTCTTGCTGATGAGCGGGGCGCAGGCGATTGGCGCGGGGGCGCTTTACGCGGCGGCGGGTGACGGCAAGGCGGGCTATGTCACGCGCGCCGATTGCGCCCGCGCCGCCGCAGCGGCCCTGTTGTCCGAGATCGGATCGACCCTGCGCGACATCACCGGACCCGAGGCCGTCGGCCATGCCGAGATCGCCGCGATACTGTCCCAAGTTGCCGGCAAGGAGATCCCCTACGTCCCGATCACGCGCGACGCCTTGGTTGAGGCGATGAAGGAACACGGCCTGCCGGAGTTCATGGCGAATGTCTTCTCCTCCTTCGATGTCGCCGTTGCCAAGGGGAATCTCGACGTGGCCTCGGATGACGTGAAAAAGCTGACCGGGCAAAAGCCACAATCGGTCCGCGATTTCCTGCTGGCCAACACGCCCGCACTGAGCGGGCAGGCGTAA
- a CDS encoding luciferase family protein, which translates to MLNIPPREGPRPVTTPCAPHTQISQNPDAATAQAFRDRAFDFPFVIRQPSMISVPGAEALCLEHGRGCGCREAFMIGTEFAHVHPPQDGSLHMMLPEDAVPKIVDLGWAEPHPMAAAGMIPPTAVMVYAPRNEPEIDSVLGLLGLSYDFARGRLGRVDNIVL; encoded by the coding sequence ATGCTGAATATCCCGCCGCGCGAGGGGCCAAGGCCCGTCACCACGCCTTGTGCCCCGCATACCCAGATCAGTCAGAACCCAGATGCCGCGACAGCTCAGGCATTCAGGGACAGGGCCTTCGATTTCCCCTTTGTCATCCGCCAGCCCTCGATGATCTCGGTGCCGGGGGCCGAGGCACTTTGCCTCGAACACGGGCGCGGCTGCGGCTGCCGCGAGGCGTTCATGATCGGCACCGAGTTCGCCCATGTCCATCCGCCGCAGGACGGTAGCCTGCACATGATGCTGCCAGAGGATGCGGTGCCGAAGATCGTCGATCTTGGCTGGGCAGAGCCACATCCGATGGCTGCGGCGGGCATGATCCCGCCCACGGCTGTCATGGTCTATGCGCCCAGAAATGAGCCCGAAATCGATTCAGTTCTGGGCCTGCTGGGCCTTTCCTATGACTTTGCCCGGGGTCGGCTCGGACGGGTGGACAACATCGTTCTGTAA